tcttttataatgcatatatgttctGGCTTTGTGAAAAATGTTTGAAATGCTTTCTTTTTCCCCCATTTAACACCTGACcagaaaaaaacagacattttaaaaaaagtaaaaagaacaAATCAGAACCATGTAACGTCCTTTACCTGCACAGGTTGAGTTTCTGGTAGAGCAGCAGAGCCCACCTGTACAGCCAGGGCAGGGGAGACTCAAACCACTGCTGCCCTCTGAACACAGGTGAGATGCAGGCGGCACAGGTGAGGTAGGAGGAGGAGCCGCACTCGCCCAGGTAGGACAGGAGCAGCCCTGAGCCCGAGCCCTCACTCACAGCCAGCAGCGCCGCGGAGGGGTGACGGAACCGGATGTAGGAGACAGCTTCCATCAGGTCAGAGGGGTCCCCAAACTGCTGCACACTCGGGGTGACCAGGGGGCAGCCCCCCTGCCCTCGTCTGTGGAAGACCACCGGGTAGAACCCCTGCTCCAGAGCCAGCCTGCACAGCCCGAGCACATGCGGGGTCAGCCTGCCCCACGAGTTGGGGATTATGATCAGCACAGGTggagaggaggatgaggaaggtCCTGTGGCTTTCCAGTTCCGTATCGTGACCCCCACGGCCCAATCCAGGGCCACTATCCCCCCGTCCCGCAGCTGTAGGTGGTCCCGGGCGAAATCTATTTCATTGTCTGCTAAAGGCCAAACCAGGCTGCACAGGGTCTGTAAATGGGGGTCCAGCCAGGGCCAATCTGGGGTACAGGGCCTGCCCAAAGAGCCGCAGTGTTGTAGTAGGTAGTGAGCCAGGGTGGAGGGCTTGCAGATCAGCTGCGGTCTCTCGGACCCACCCTGGGGCAGATACAACCAGAAGCGCAATTGACGCCGGATCCTCCAGGCCAGGTGTCCCAGAGTTGCTGTGGTCCTGTCCCGGAAACAGCTCAGTAGGAGAATCGCAATGAACAGAAGCAGACACAGCAGTAGGAATATCACCGACCCCCACATCACGGCTACAGACAGGAGCTGGTCGATCCTCTTGTAAGAATTTCTCTTGGTCTGGATTTACAGCTCAAGCAGTTAGAATCTTGCTTTTGGTGCAGAAGACCAGGCCCAATATGATTATAATGAAATGACAAACAG
The DNA window shown above is from Acipenser ruthenus chromosome 24, fAciRut3.2 maternal haplotype, whole genome shotgun sequence and carries:
- the LOC117430697 gene encoding protein ABHD15-like, which translates into the protein MWGSVIFLLLCLLLFIAILLLSCFRDRTTATLGHLAWRIRRQLRFWLYLPQGGSERPQLICKPSTLAHYLLQHCGSLGRPCTPDWPWLDPHLQTLCSLVWPLADNEIDFARDHLQLRDGGIVALDWAVGVTIRNWKATGPSSSSSPPVLIIIPNSWGRLTPHVLGLCRLALEQGFYPVVFHRRGQGGCPLVTPSVQQFGDPSDLMEAVSYIRFRHPSAALLAVSEGSGSGLLLSYLGECGSSSYLTCAACISPVFRGQQWFESPLPWLYRWALLLYQKLNLCRYSTALSEVMDTHRLFSCTSLQQFEELQFCTGGTGKQSSLNWESYWERNEPLRDADEVAVPVLCLCSWDDPIRGDPRTTLPLELFETSPFFLLALTHWGGHCGFQKESGHGDSGTHFWSQAVLMEYFRVVAEFFRAEERRSQGRGPPPRRRTSTLLPRRRRGTLQRDPPATDDIFNWHRSYTR